The following are from one region of the Aspergillus luchuensis IFO 4308 DNA, chromosome 4, nearly complete sequence genome:
- a CDS encoding YggS family pyridoxal phosphate enzyme (BUSCO:EOG09263BE5;~COG:S;~EggNog:ENOG410PMCC;~InterPro:IPR029066,IPR001608,IPR011078;~PFAM:PF01168;~go_function: GO:0030170 - pyridoxal phosphate binding [Evidence IEA]), with amino-acid sequence MTTSIRPSTPTRTTTLLTNLATVTARINTATTSSPKTTPPRLVAVSKLKPASDILTLHTTNPPTHQTHFGENYLQELQEKARLLPTTIKWHFIGGLQSNKCVTLARDTPALWAVESVDSTKKASLLDKGWGERSAEVKATNHEERLRVFVQVNTSGEENKSGVEPGDGALELCRFIRDKCPRLRLQGVMTIGAIARSKATTPENENEDFVCLRETRDRVVKELGLLGEEAKLELSMGMSEDFEGAIALGSDEVRVGTTIFGDRPPKDQARVV; translated from the coding sequence cccgcaccaccaccctcctcaccaacctcGCAACCGTAACAGCCCGCATCAACACCGCAaccacctcatctccaaAAACCACCCCACCCCGTCTCGTCGCCGTCTCCAAACTCAAACCCGCCAGTGACATCCTTACCCTCCACACtaccaacccacccacacaTCAAACCCACTTTGGCGAAAATTACCTCCAAGAACTCCAAGAGAAAGCCcgtctcctccccaccaccatcaaatGGCACTTCATCGGCGGCCTGCAGAGCAATAAATGCGTGACTCTGGCGCGAGATACCCCCGCGCTCTGGGCCGTCGAGAGCGTAGATAGTACCAAGAAGGCGTCGTTGTTGGATAAAgggtggggagagaggagtgCTGAGGTGAAGGCGACGAATCATgaggagaggttgagggTGTTTGTGCAGGTGAATACCTCTGGGGAGGAGAATAAGAGTGGGGTGGAGCCGGGCGATGGCGCGCTGGAATTGTGTCGCTTTATTAGGGATAAGTGTCCCCGGTTGCGGTTGCAGGGGGTTATGACCATTGGGGCCATTGCCAGGTCGAAGGCTACCACGCcggagaatgagaatgaggatTTTGTGTGTCTAAGGGAGACCAGGGATCGTGTGGTCAAGGAGTTGGGCttgctgggggaggaggcCAAGTTGGAGTTGAGTATGGGCATGAGTGAGGATTTCGAGGGTGCTATTGCTCTGGGTAGTGATGAGGTTCGCGTTGGGACGACTATCTTTGGGGATAGGCCGCCCAAGGATCAGGCCAGGGTGGTTTGA